A region from the Benincasa hispida cultivar B227 chromosome 10, ASM972705v1, whole genome shotgun sequence genome encodes:
- the LOC120088067 gene encoding indole-3-acetic acid-amido synthetase GH3.6-like, with product MRTEVSNNLTSKDEQSILQHIEEVTTHADQVQGRVLTEILSRNADVEYLKRHGLNGCTDRKTFKNTIPLVSYEDLKPYIDRIANGDASPILCSQPISEFFISSGTSGGESKLIPTTEEEQKRRSLLYFLLMPVINQFVPGLDKGKGMYFLFVKSESITPGGLLARPALTSFCKSPHFKNRPYTDYTSPIETILCSDSYQSMYSQLLCGLCLSKQVLRVGSVFASAFIRAIKFLQTHWPLLVNDIRTGTINNSKITDPLVRESVMNILKPDPLLADFIEFECVKESWGGIIIRLWPNTKYVDVIVTGTMSQYIPTLDYYTNSLPIVSSMYASSECNSGINLNPLCNPNQVSYTLIPSMAYFEFLPTTAHGFSNSSQLLVDLVDVQLGKEYELVVTTYAGLYRYRMGDILRVSGFKNNAPQFNFVCRKNIILSIDMDKVEEVELQNAVMEGSKNLIPYGGFVHEYTSYPDIHTIPGHYVIYWEISLKETTTIPPSVFEQCCLTMEESLNVMYREGRVSVKSIGPLEIKIVENGTFDKLMDYAINHGSSINQYKTPRCVTKAPILELLNSCVVSNHFSPKCPKWIPGPKEWSTEN from the exons ATGCGGACAGAGGTTTCAAACAACTTAACCTCCAAAGATGAGCAGTCAATATTACAGCATATTGAAGAAGTTACAACTCATGCCGATCAAGTTCAGGGAAGAGTTCTTACTGAAATTCTGTCTCGCAACGCCGATGTCGAGTACCTTAAGCGACATGGCCTTAATGGATGTACGGATAGGAAGACCTTCAAGAACACCATTCCCCTTGTCTCTTATGAAGatttaaaaccatacattgatCGAATTGCAAATGGTGATGCTTCTCCTATACTATGCTCCCAACCCATTTCCGAATTCTTTATCAG ttCGGGAACATCGGGTGGAGAGAGCAAATTAATACCAACAACAGAAGAAGAGCAAAAGAGAAGATCACTTCTTTACTTCCTTTTAATGCCTGTAATCAACCAATTTGTTCCAGGCTTAGACAAAGGCAAAGGCATGTactttttatttgtaaaatctGAGTCAATAACTCCTGGAGGCTTACTTGCACGTCCTGCTCTTACAAGTTTCTGCAAAAGTCCTCACTTTAAAAACCGCCCTTACACTGATTACACTAGCCCCATTGAAACAATTCTTTGCTCTGACTCTTACCAAAGCATGTACTCTCAGCTTCTTTGTGGACTCTGTTTAAGCAAACAAGTCCTTCGAGTTGGTTCTGTTTTTGCATCTGCCTTCATTCGTGCTATCAAATTCCTTCAAACCCATTGGCCCCTTTTGGTTAATGATATCAGAACGGGAACTATAAATAACTCTAAAATCACTGACCCATTGGTGAGAGAATCTGTGATGAACATTCTCAAACCTGACCCATTGCTTGCTGATTTCATTGAATTTGAGTGTGTAAAGGAAAGTTGGGGAGGTATAATAATTAGGTTGTGGCCAAATACAAAGTATGTTGATGTTATTGTGACAGGTACTATGTCACAATACATCCCAACTTTAGATTACTATACTAATTCCCTCCCTATTGTTTCTTCTATGTATGCTTCTTCAGAGTGCAACTCTGGTATTAATCTAAACCCTTTGTGTAACCCAAATCAAGTCTCTTATACCCTCATCCCATCCATGGCATATTTTGAATTCTTACCTACTACTGCTCATGGATTTTCCAACTCATCACAACTATTGGTTGATCTTGTGGATGTCCAACTAGGAAAAGAATATGAGCTCGTTGTCACAACGTATGCAG GACTTTATCGGTATCGAATGGGCGACATTCTTCGAGTATCGGGATTCAAGAACAACGCCCCACAATTCAACTTCGTATGCAGGAAAAATATCATTCTTAGCATTGATATGGACAAAGTAGAGGAAGTTGAGCTTCAGAATGCAGTAATGGAAGGTTCTAAAAACCTAATACCATATGGCGGTTTTGTCCATGAGTATACAAGCTACCCTGATATTCATACAATTCCAGGCCACTATGTGATATATTGGGAAATCAGCCTAAAGGAAACCACCACTATTCCTCCTTCGGTGTTTGAACAATGTTGCCTAACAATGGAAGAATCTCTCAACGTCATGTATCGTGAAGGAAGAGTCTCAGTTAAATCAATTGGTCCTTTGGAGATAAAGATTGTTGAGAATGGAACTTTTGACAAACTCATGGATTATGCAATCAATCATGGGTCTTCCATAAACCAATACAAGACCCCTCGCTGTGTGACAAAAGCGCCAATTCTCGAGCTTTTGAACTCGTGCGTCGTGTCCAATCATTTCAGCCCAAAATGTCCCAAATGGATTCCTGGTCCAAAAGAATGGTCTACTGAAAATTAA